One window of Catenulispora sp. GP43 genomic DNA carries:
- a CDS encoding helix-turn-helix transcriptional regulator, translating into MGQEFRVHGESLGESSKPGIPRTTRQSTLGEFLTAMRGRLAPEDVGLRSVGRRRTPGLRRQEVAELAAVSIDWYIRLEQGRAGAPGSAVLDALAEALRLSPVEREYLHLTARGEAPPRPLPDRRAGVTVSLRAILDGMPMLPAYVLDHSFDILAYNAAATAMFGDGFGHGTASNAALMLFLDPGCRRSQLSWDQIARETVGALRANAAKYPDDPRLHAVIARLRAGHRAFAGWWGDHTVGERSSGMKRVAHPTAGVLTVGYDMLTAPEASEQRLVVVTPVGAETEQRLRALVTAYSRRVACEGAEMGEAAVLAG; encoded by the coding sequence ATGGGTCAAGAGTTTCGAGTCCACGGGGAATCACTGGGAGAGTCTTCGAAACCTGGTATTCCGCGTACCACCCGCCAAAGCACGCTCGGCGAGTTCCTGACCGCCATGCGCGGCCGGCTCGCGCCGGAGGACGTGGGCCTGCGCAGCGTCGGCCGCCGCCGCACGCCGGGCCTGCGCCGTCAGGAGGTCGCCGAGCTGGCAGCAGTGAGCATCGACTGGTACATCAGGCTGGAGCAGGGGCGCGCCGGCGCCCCCGGCTCGGCGGTCCTGGACGCCCTCGCCGAGGCGCTGCGCCTGTCCCCGGTCGAGCGCGAGTACCTGCACCTGACGGCCCGCGGCGAAGCGCCGCCGCGGCCGCTGCCCGACCGGCGGGCCGGCGTGACCGTCTCGCTGCGCGCGATCCTCGACGGCATGCCGATGCTGCCGGCGTACGTGCTCGACCACAGCTTCGACATCCTGGCGTACAACGCGGCGGCCACCGCCATGTTCGGCGACGGCTTCGGCCACGGCACCGCCTCGAACGCCGCCCTGATGCTGTTCCTGGACCCGGGCTGCCGCAGGAGCCAGCTGTCCTGGGACCAGATCGCGCGCGAGACGGTCGGGGCGTTGCGGGCCAACGCGGCGAAGTACCCCGACGACCCGCGCCTGCACGCGGTGATCGCCCGCCTGCGCGCCGGCCACCGCGCCTTCGCCGGCTGGTGGGGGGACCACACCGTCGGGGAGCGCAGCAGCGGGATGAAGCGCGTGGCGCACCCGACCGCGGGGGTGCTGACGGTGGGGTACGACATGCTGACCGCGCCGGAAGCCTCCGAGCAGCGGCTGGTGGTGGTGACGCCGGTCGGCGCGGAGACGGAGCAGCGGCTGCGGGCTTTGGTGACCGCCTACTCGCGGCGGGTCGCGTGTGAGGGGGCGGAGATGGGGGAGGCTGCGGTGCTGGCGGGGTGA
- a CDS encoding chaplin, which yields MHAFARKGLLLSAATGTLVMGYAGIAAAQDSATTHGAAADSPGAVSGNVAQVPADVPIQVCGDAGAAAAGMVGSRDNDCLTDDATAKADGVAADSPGAVSGNVGSVAANVPVQACGLSGGALAADVQAHDNDCVDEGTHALAKGAAADSPGLVSGNVLQLSADAPVQACGDAVSLLGFDTAAKDNHCVNGAPEMAPPVMARPPVMTPPPSECPQPPPVMAPPPVNPCPPPPPGQCPPPGSDTWSPSASETAPPSDAAATPQSSEIPAPPADTAAPAIPAPPAS from the coding sequence ATGCACGCCTTTGCAAGGAAGGGCCTGCTGCTGTCGGCCGCGACCGGCACGCTGGTCATGGGCTACGCCGGCATCGCGGCCGCGCAGGACTCGGCGACCACGCACGGGGCCGCCGCCGACAGCCCCGGCGCGGTCTCCGGCAACGTGGCGCAGGTCCCCGCCGACGTCCCGATCCAGGTCTGCGGGGACGCCGGCGCCGCCGCCGCCGGGATGGTGGGCAGCCGCGACAACGACTGCCTGACCGACGACGCCACGGCCAAGGCCGACGGCGTCGCCGCCGACAGCCCCGGGGCGGTCTCCGGCAACGTCGGCTCGGTCGCGGCCAACGTCCCGGTCCAGGCCTGCGGGCTGTCCGGAGGCGCGCTGGCGGCCGATGTCCAGGCCCACGACAACGACTGCGTGGACGAGGGCACGCACGCCCTGGCCAAGGGCGCGGCGGCCGACTCCCCCGGCCTGGTCTCCGGCAACGTGCTGCAGCTGTCCGCCGACGCGCCGGTCCAGGCCTGCGGCGACGCGGTCTCGCTGCTCGGCTTCGACACCGCGGCCAAGGACAACCACTGCGTGAACGGCGCCCCCGAGATGGCCCCGCCGGTGATGGCGCGCCCGCCGGTGATGACTCCCCCGCCGTCCGAGTGCCCGCAGCCCCCGCCGGTGATGGCCCCGCCGCCGGTGAACCCCTGCCCCCCGCCGCCCCCGGGCCAGTGCCCGCCGCCCGGCTCGGACACCTGGTCTCCCTCCGCCTCCGAGACCGCCCCGCCCTCGGACGCCGCCGCCACGCCCCAGTCCTCGGAGATCCCCGCGCCCCCGGCGGACACCGCCGCCCCGGCCATCCCGGCCCCGCCGGCGTCCTGA
- a CDS encoding YbhB/YbcL family Raf kinase inhibitor-like protein has product MMKKTKIAVAGVASAAMFAAGAATAYAAVHDRFGYSPVRSGIPKDAAHFHISSPDLVDGGVFPASEVCTGYTTAPRLSWSGAPAGTKSFAVEMFDPQAPTGSGFSHWRAWDIPATASTFGGQAPAPAGTVAGLNDFGDAFFDGPCPPAGDVVHHYEIRVLALDTASIGLPGQGTSTAYSGFVLGRHTIGVAQMVVNAKQ; this is encoded by the coding sequence ATGATGAAGAAGACGAAGATCGCCGTCGCCGGGGTTGCGTCCGCCGCCATGTTCGCCGCGGGAGCGGCCACCGCGTACGCCGCCGTCCACGACCGGTTCGGCTACAGCCCGGTCCGCAGCGGCATCCCGAAGGACGCCGCGCACTTCCACATCAGCTCCCCCGACCTGGTCGACGGCGGGGTCTTCCCGGCCTCCGAGGTCTGCACCGGGTACACGACCGCGCCGCGGCTGAGCTGGTCCGGCGCCCCGGCCGGGACCAAGAGCTTCGCCGTGGAGATGTTCGACCCGCAGGCCCCGACGGGCAGCGGGTTCTCGCACTGGCGCGCCTGGGACATCCCGGCGACCGCGAGCACGTTCGGGGGCCAGGCCCCGGCGCCGGCCGGGACCGTGGCCGGGCTGAACGACTTCGGCGACGCGTTCTTCGACGGGCCGTGCCCGCCGGCCGGCGACGTCGTGCACCACTACGAGATCCGGGTGCTGGCGCTGGACACGGCGAGCATCGGGCTGCCGGGCCAGGGGACCAGCACCGCGTATTCCGGATTCGTGCTGGGCCGGCACACCATCGGGGTCGCGCAGATGGTGGTCAACGCGAAGCAATAG
- a CDS encoding DinB family protein, whose product MTAESAKDLAHRRLKGGREALVWKLDGLSEYDARRPMTATGTNLLGLIKHLALWESRYFGEVFGRPFPEPLPRWQDSDGSEMWAAEDETRAEIVDRYRRACAHADATISGLPADAPGHVPWWPRPETELFAIVVHMLDDTARHAGHADIMREQIDGRTGYAAAYEEPIDVAARETLRARIEAAARAADPR is encoded by the coding sequence ATGACCGCTGAATCCGCGAAGGATCTGGCCCACCGGCGCCTGAAGGGCGGCCGCGAGGCCCTGGTCTGGAAGCTCGACGGCCTGTCCGAGTACGACGCCCGCCGCCCGATGACCGCGACCGGCACCAACCTGCTGGGCCTGATCAAGCATCTCGCGCTGTGGGAGTCCCGGTACTTCGGCGAGGTCTTCGGGCGGCCGTTCCCGGAACCGCTGCCGCGGTGGCAGGACTCCGACGGCAGCGAGATGTGGGCGGCCGAGGACGAGACCCGCGCCGAGATCGTCGACCGCTACCGGCGGGCCTGCGCGCACGCCGACGCGACGATCAGCGGGCTGCCGGCCGACGCGCCCGGACACGTGCCGTGGTGGCCGCGGCCGGAGACCGAGCTGTTCGCCATCGTGGTCCACATGCTCGACGACACCGCGCGCCACGCCGGGCACGCCGACATCATGCGCGAGCAGATCGACGGCCGGACCGGGTACGCGGCCGCGTACGAGGAGCCGATCGACGTCGCGGCGCGGGAGACGCTGCGTGCGAGGATCGAAGCGGCGGCCAGGGCTGCCGACCCCCGATGA